In the Desulfosporosinus acidiphilus SJ4 genome, GAAACCTCAAAAAAAATGGCTTGCCAATCGAAAAAACCGCGGAAAAAAAACTACCGCTCCAATAACAATGGCTTGAATAGCAGTCACTAACACTGCGCCTGCAGCTACGTCTTTAGCCATACCGGCTAGCGGATCAAAATTTGGCTGAATCATATCTACCACAATTTCAAGCGCAGAATTCATAACTTCTGCGCTAATAACGCTGCCAATAGCAAAAATCAGCATCAGCCATTCAGAACGAGAAACCTCGCTCCACCAAGCTAAACACAAGACGGATAATCCTGCTATTAGATGAAACTGCATGTGCCCCTGTGTTTTACATGTGTACCATATCCCACGCCAAGCTTGCTTTAGGCTTCTCCAAAACCCCGGCCTTTGATATCTCCCCATGCTTCCCTCCGTCATTTCGCCAGCGCTATTTTTAGAATTCTATCGTTCTAAACCTAAAGAAGCCATTACTTCTTCCTCTTTTGCGCGCATCGTTTCCTTCTCTTGGATATCTTCATGGTCATAGCCCAATAAATGCAAGATACCATGAACTGCTAAATATACAATTTCCCGTTCAAAGGAATGACCATATTCTATCGCTTGCTCCCTTGCTCTCTCCACTGAAATAACAATATCTCCAAGCATATCGTCTTCAAATTCTGCGTCAGGTTCCTCCTCGGTTTCCTCTTGAAGGGCAAAGGAGAGCACATCTGTCGGGCGATCAACCCCTCGGTAGTCCCGATTCAATTCGTGAATGCGACTGTCATCAACCAGGATCAAACTGACCTCCGCATCTTCCGGCCCATCAGCTAAACGTATTCCTTCCTGAATCGCCCGGTCTAACAACCCAACTAATTTATCGCGCAATTCAAGACTGACTGACTCTTCTTCCCAAGAAATATCTAAAATCATAACTAATAGGCATCACTCTGATAATTCAAACACTGGATGCCTTTACCTCCCTCCGTGTTAAAAGCTTCAACTATGAATCTTGGACAGGATGCTTTGGTCCTTGAGTATCATCAGCGTCAGTTTTCTCCACACCTTCTTGTTGTTCTTGCTTAGATCCTTCCTCATTACCCTTTCCAGCCTTACCAACATCCGCCACAAGTTTCTTGGGAGCATGATCCCTCGCTGAAGGCAACTCCGGATATTCCACCCGCGAATGGAAAATTCCGCTTAAAACCCTGACAAAAGCCATGGCGATTCGATCTAAATCCTGAAAGGTTAAATCACATTGATCGAGCTGCCCATCATTAAGCTTGTCCTTGATTATTTTCCTGACAAACCCCTCAACCCGCCCCGGTGTGGGATGTTTCATGGAACGCACAGCCGCTTCCACTGTATCAGCAAGGCTTACCAAAGCCGCTTCTTTCGTTTGCGGTCTTGGGCCCTCATAATGAAAGGCTTCCTCAGGCACATCGTCTTTTTCCTCAAGTGCTTTATAGTAAAAATAACTCACTAAGCCATCTCCATGATGCTGAGCAATTATATCTTGCATTTGCTGCGGAAGTTTATTCTCCTTCGCCAATTCCAATCCGTCTTTTACATGGGAAATAATAATCAGCGCGCTTAATGTCGGAGCGATTTTATCATGGGGATTATCCTGAGTGAACTGATTCTCAATAAAAAAATAAGGACGTTTCAGTTTACCAATATCATGATACATAGCCGCAACCCTAACCAACGTGGCGTCAGCATGAACTGCTTCCGCTGCAGCTTCAGCCAAATTCCCAACCAATATACTATGATGATAGGTCCCAGGCGCTTCCATTAATAAACGCTTCAACAAGGGGCGGTTCGGATTCGATAGTTCTAAAAGTCGAACAGATGACGTGATATGGAATCCGGACTCAAACCAATGTAACGCGCCGACTGTCAAGAAAGAAGACGCCACCCCATTGACTATAGCTAAGATCAAACCTACGATCCATGCGATCAAGCCGATTTCCGTTGTCAAGGCAATAGAACTTACCATTAAAACGTTGACCGCAGAAACGAACAGTCCAGCCCTCGCCAAATCAGAACGTTGGCTTAAATGAGACACGCTATACACACCCACAACCCCGCCAAAAAGAGCTACGAGGCCACTTTGGAGTCCGTTCGCCGATGATAAAGTCGGATCAACTAAGACAGCTACAAAAATGGCTAAGACCACGGAAACAAGCAACGCTGCATCCACATCGACTAAAATTGCTACAGTCATTGTCGCCCAGGCCACGGGAATAAGCATTCCGGTCATCGAATTAAAATCATTTCCACCTAAATTAATGGAAATGACACCTCGACCGATGGCCAGGACTAAAATCATGGTTAGGCCGATCAGAACCATTCGATTCGTCAAAAGCAAAATGTCTCGCTTATATTGATATAAATACCCAAGTATAGCGCCGATCCCAAGGATAACCAATAAAGCTATCCCTGCTACCGCTTTCCAAGTATTTCGGCTATTAATCAATCCATAGGCAACCAAAACTCGATAAATTTTTTCGTCCACAATCTCCCCGGGACCCACAATCTTTTGATTAGCCTTATACTGGGTAATATCCCGTTTAACCGTTGCACGAGCAGCGCTGCGTAATTTTTCAGTTGTTTGAGTGTCTACAACCAATGTTGGACGGGTTAGTTCCTGATCAACAAAGGCTTTGAAAAAGACTTTGGCATCATCATGCAAAGCCGATTGATCAATATCTGTTACGGTACGCTCCCGCAACGTGGCAACATCTGCATCAGTACGAGCCCCTGTCACAACATTCCGAGCCCTCGTTAAAATAATATCTCCGCCAACTTGTTCCTCAGTATCCAAAGCATCGGAAGACGTTTTCAATAATGACAGCAGCGTTCCCTGCGGCAATGTTGCGAAGAACTGTGTTTGTCTTAACTTTGCAACACGGGCACTATCATCCCCTGGAGCCGAAGCAGCGGTGTGCAAAGTTGCAAAGTCATCACCTAAATCTCTGGTCAGATTATTGAAAAAATCCTCATCCGGTTTGTATACAGGCTGAACGGCTTTGGCTGCGGCATCTTGATCCTGTGCATACGTTTCAGTGTCTTCGACATCTTTGCTCCAGGGAGCAGTAATAAGCTGCGGGCTTGGTTCACCAACCTCCAGATGGAGCTTGGAAACAAATAAATTTGATGACAATATAACAGTAAACAACAGAAAATACATCACCCCAATAATGGCCCGAAGCCAAAATGTGTGATGTTTAAACCAAGCCAAACGGTTGGATATCTCCGCCCAAGCCTTTTTGAATCGTTTAATCTTCAAAAACCATCATCCTTACTTTGCTGCCCAACCAAATGCCTCAAGAACTGAAAAATCTATAGTGGCCGTCTTAAGGGTTTGCATAAACTGCAAGATCCTCATAAGTTTCCACTTCCACTCTAACTCGTTCAACACCAGTATTACTGGGAAGAACCTTTACAGTTTCTTCAATAACCTGTGCCCCAGGCGAGACTTTCTTCAAGACTTCACTACGAGCCGTCTCTTCCGCTAATTGGCGTGCTTCTGAAACCGTACGTTGGAGATGAACTTTCTTTAGCTCCTTATAATTCACCTGTATAACTTCGACAGGAAAACGCCAATTCCTCCAGATCTGAAAAGAATGGCTAAGGACTTCTTTATCTGCCTGTTCAAATGGGGAATTCTGCATTGTTACCATTATGACGCGAGAACCAAATTTTATACCCCATCCTTTAGCAACTCTTCCACTTTCCTGGACTTTGTCTTCAATTAAAGGAATTTGTTGTTCAGCACTATACCAAACTCTTCCTCTTACAAAACCCTTGGCAGCAGCTGCAGGAGGATTAGGAGTTGTACTTTTGGCAGGATTAATTTTCGCACTTGAAGGATTTGGCGTACTAGGCAGTCCGAGCGCTGGTGCCTTTGCGATCAGGACCTGACCGACTCTTACCAGTTCCCCCTCATGAACCTGAGGAATCCCTTGAATCACCATAATCTCTTTGACAAGGCCGGCATGACTAGCAACCAAATTACCGGCCTCCTTTGGTATTGATGGACGAATTTTTTCCGAAATCTTTATTTTAATTTCAGTCCCATTTCGTTCCATACCAACCCAAGCTGCGTCCGGCAATTCCTCCTGCAGATTTTTGGCAATCTGGTTTAAATCTAATCCTTTTGAATAGATCCAAGTCTTCAAACCGAGTTTTTCTGCACGCTGCAGAATATCTGAAGTCTGGATGTTTTTGTTTCCGGTCACAGAAATTATAAGAACAAGCTGGGAGAGAATCGTTAATCCCACCGCAATAACGGCTGCTCCTGCTATTAATCCTTTTCTTCTCCACCAGCGCGCTGCTACAAAAGGCCAGCCATATTTAGCGATAATGTGAACCCGCGTATGGGTAAGACGAGCAGCCCTCTTTAAACGATAAAAGTCATTGAGTTTAAGCTGAGCCCTCATTCCCCTTTCGGATCTTTGCGTTTGATAAAGAACCACACCTTCTTGCAAAATATAGTTGAGGAAACGAGGTAATTGTTCTCCCCGAGCAACAAAATAAACTCTTCCCTGCCAAAATGCTCGCAGCCGGTCAAACATTTTTTCCTGCTCCTTCCTCAAACCTTAAAGCATCTAGTTCCCCTTCAATCCGCAATTCCGTAGCTAAAATAGTTTTAAGCACTAGGCCTTTACCGCTAAGAAATAATTCTCCTTGAGCTGTCTCGATACGGATTTCCTCTTTAGAAAAATTAATAATACTCAAGTAATTCTCGACTAAAACTTCACTTCTTCCTGTTATCGTAATTTTAGGACCCTCTCCGGCCACATCCGGCGGAAAATCCAAAATATCTCCGACACTGGTTTGGATTTTTTTAAACACAAAAAGCTCCTCCCTTCTGTAAAAATCTATGAAGGGAAGAGCCATAATAGTCCAAGCCCACGATGTAATTATTATTTTATGTCAATGCAAAAAGGCCCAGAAGCTTCCGCAACTGAGCCTTTTCTCATCTTAAAAATATTATGCCCCAAGCATTTCGCGTACAATAAGATTGACAAATTTGCCATCTGCCCGACCTTTCGTCTTGGGCGACAAAGCGCCCATAACTTTACCGAGATCTTTTGGCCCCTGTGCTCCCACCGCGGTAATGGTCTCTTGTACGAGTTGGCGAATTTCCCCTTTGGAAAGCTGTTGAGGAAGGTATGCCTTCAGGATGGCAATTTCCTCTTCCAAAGCCTTTACCTTTTCAGGGCGATCCGCTTTGCCAAACACTTCTAGCGCATCTCGACGCAATTTTAATTCTCGTGCCAATACTTCAATAACCTGATCATCATTGAAATCAATGTGCTTCTCAATCTCAGCATTCTTTATAGCAGCCCTGACCATTCGGATGACGGAAAGTCTTACCTTCCCCTCCTCTTTGGCCTTCATGGCATCCTTCATATCCTCAACGAGGCGATCTTTCAGGGACAATTCAAGACACTCCTTACTTGAACTTGCGTTTACGTGCAGCTTCTGACTTTTTCTTTCTTCTCACACTCGGTTTTTCATAAGCTTCATGTTTACGAGCTTCTGCACTAACCCCTGCCTTTTGACAAGAACGCTTGAACCTGCGGAGTGCGGCATCAAGGGATTCGTTTTTACCAACTCTGACTTCACTCATTGTCTTATCCCTCCCTCCACTGGATCATCACAAATATACCTTATAATTATACTGGAATAACCTAATGGCGTCAAGTTCACTTATTGATCACAAAAATTGTATACCGATTGTGATTGTGCTATCCGATTTTGGCCTCGAGTGCCTGCCCGCCAAGCAGATGAAAATGTAGATGTCCCACTACTTGACCCCCATCTGCTCCGGTATTTGTCACCACTCTATAGCCTGTTTCCGCTACTCCAAACTCTTGAGCTAAACGTCGCATTACCCCGAAAAGGTGACCAATCAAGCCCTCAAAGTCAGGCGTAACATCATTAACATTTGTCAAATGATGCTTGGGAATTACCAGCAAATGCACTGGAGCTAAGGGCTGAATATCCTTGAAGGCGACAACTTGATCATCTTCATAAATTATATCACTGGGTATTTTACGTTGTGCAATTTGGCAGAAAATACAATCGTCACTATACAATTTCTTTCCCTCCTTATCATAATCCAAAATATCCTATTGAATACTTCCCTTTTACCGACATGTTTTGGAATGTTTGGTTAACATTTACCTCTGAAGATAATCTTGTTTAAGAACAACTTGAACAAGTTGACGTGAAGTCCAAGTTATTTCTTTCTGTTTTGGTAAGTGAACTTCAATATAATGGGGAGTATGTCCAACCGCGCCGCCCTCGGAGTCAACACTTTCAATCAATACTTCTACCGGTTTCCCAATAAATCTTCGAATATAAGCTTCTTTGCTTTCTCGAGCGACAGCCATTAACTCTTTTACCCGTTGATCTTTAATTTTCTTGGGAACCTGATCCGGATAATCTGCGGCAGGCGTGCCCTGCCGTTTGGAATAGGGAAATACATGCACCCCGGCAAAGTTGCAATCTCTCACGAAATTCAACGTTGAAAGATGATCCGCTTCGGTTTCCCCCGGAAAACCCACAATGATATCTGTCGTAACAGCAAGTTCCGGTATCTTCTCTCTTAATCGAATTAATAAATCCCGATAATCCTGCAAAGTATATGGACGGTGCATACGTACCAATATCTCGTCACTGCCGCTTTGCAAAGGCATATGTACATGAGGACAAACAATATCCGAGGAAACAATACAATCAATTAACTCGGGCGTATATTCCATCGGCTCAATCGAGCTCAAACGCAAGCGCCGCAGCCCTGGAATTTCAACCAACTCCCGGACTAAACGCGCCAAATTCCACCCATTGTTCAAATCCTGGCCATAAAATCCAGTATGAATTCCAGTCAATACAATTTCCGGATACCCCTCTTCCACCAGCTTCCGAGCCTCGGCAAGAGCTTTCTCCGGCTGACGGCTTCTGAGCGGTCCCCGAGCATAAGGAATAATGCAATACGTACAAAACTGATTGCACCCTTCCTGAATCTTCAAAAATGCTCTCGTCCTACTCTCCTCATTAAGCTGCGGAAGTTCTTCAAACTCACCGGCATCCTCAATCCCACGCACAGCATTCTGGGGCCTGCGCTCCCGCTTAACCCGTTCAATCCACTCAATAATTTTCCCGCGATCCTGAGTTCCAAGAACCAAATCGACCCCTTCAATATCCAGCACTTCCCCAGGAGCCGTTTGCGCATAACATCCCGTGACCACCACAATACTGTCGGGATGAGCTTTAATCATCCTGCGAATCGCCTGGCGCGACTTACTGCCCCCCGTATTCGTCACCGTACAAGTATTCACAACCACGACATCAGCTTCCTCTGAAGAGCTCACCACATCATAATTCGCCTCTCTAAAAAGCTGAGCCAGCGCTTCACTTTCCGCTTGATTTACTTTGCAGCCAAGGGTCAGAAAACAAACCGCCCCCAATCGTGATTCGTGGTTGGTAGCTCGTAGTTCGGCTGAGTCCATTTTAACTTGTCCAATTTTAACAGACATTAATACTCCACCCTTTTTGTTCACAAGCGTGTTAAGGGGACGGTCCTTTTGACACACTCCCGCAACAGACGGCGCACATGAAATGTGCCGTCTCCCAAGCTCTTAAAAGAATTGAACTTACATTCTCCAAAGAACGGCCACAACAATCCCCAAAGCCCAGGACGCAGCGTGACACAAGCGTGAGGTCTTTACGTAAGCAGCCCAGCAAACTTCCGTTCAGGCGACCGACCCCAGATACGGGGCGGCGCATAGGACGTGCGCCGCCACCATAGCGCCAAGGATGGCGCTTATGGTGGGAACCCCGCTCCCCAAAGCAGTCGACTGAACGGTTAGTTTGCTCTGCGAGCGTACGACCCGAGCGCTGGGTCACCCTAAGTCCCCATAATGACCCAACACCAGCGTCAAGGCTGCTAAAGCCGCCGTTTCCGCTCTTAAAATCCGCGGACCCAACGAAACACTCTTGGCCCCCAGCTCCTCACAGGCTCTGGCAACCTCAGTTGCCTCAAACCCACCCTCGGGTCCAATCAAAATAGCTATCGGAAGTTCCGGATCAAACGTACTCAACACAGAAGCTAAACGCTGAGTCTTCTCTTCCTCATAGGGGATCAGCCATTGAGTCCCCTCAGGCAGTTCGTCCTTCAGATCTCCCCAATTGCAGACCGCCCCAATTCGAGGCTCTTTTACCCGGTGAGACTGCTTCGAAGCTTCTGAGGCAATTTTTTGCCAACGGGCAACTCGCTCCTGGGCCTTACTTCCCTCAAGCTGCATCACAGAACGTTTGGTGCGCAGGGGAATAAGCCCTTCCATACCAAGTTCTGTACCTTTCTGAATAACCCATTCCATTTTTTCACCTTTAGAAAGTCCTGCTACCACAAAAACAGACGTGTGCGCCTCAACATCGGGATGATCGCTGCTAAGAATTCGGCAAGTCACGCTTTTATCTTCGATTTTCAGAATCACACCCAAATATTCCATACCGCTGTTGTCATAGCCCAAAACTTTATCGCCGGGAGTAAGACGAAGCACACGAACAAGATGATCCCGTTCCGTTCCTCGCAGCCAAAAAGCATTTTTACCTAGTTCTGTGATCTTAAACCGGTTCATGATTAGCCCACCTTGCGCGAAATAGAATCCAGCCAGAATCTTCGACTCGTTCTAAGATTTCCAAACCGGCCTTTTTCATACCTTCCTCCACATCGAGAGCCCGATGTTCGATAATTCCGGAGGCCAGGAATTCCCCTTCAGGGCTTAAGATTCTTTTAAGATCTTCGAGCAGCATTATAATTACGTCAGCAATGATGTTGGCAATGACTATTTCGGCCTGACCACTAAGAACCGTGCCCAAATCACCCCGCAAGACACGAACCTTTTCACTCACTTGATTCAAATCAACGTTTTCCTGAGCAACCCGAACTGCCACTGAATCCAGATCCACAGCCTCAACCTCTGCCCCTAACTTCGCAGCAGCAATGGCTAAAATTCCAGAGCCCGTCCCTAAGTCAAAGACTTTTTGCCCCGGTTTGACAATAGTCTCCAAGGCTCGCAAACAAAGAGTCGTTGTCGGATGAGTACCTGTCCCAAACGCCATGCCGGGATCAAGTTCGAGCAC is a window encoding:
- a CDS encoding diacylglycerol kinase family protein, translating into MGRYQRPGFWRSLKQAWRGIWYTCKTQGHMQFHLIAGLSVLCLAWWSEVSRSEWLMLIFAIGSVISAEVMNSALEIVVDMIQPNFDPLAGMAKDVAAGAVLVTAIQAIVIGAVVFFPRFFRLASHFF
- the rpsU gene encoding 30S ribosomal protein S21 yields the protein MSEVRVGKNESLDAALRRFKRSCQKAGVSAEARKHEAYEKPSVRRKKKSEAARKRKFK
- a CDS encoding YabP/YqfC family sporulation protein gives rise to the protein MFKKIQTSVGDILDFPPDVAGEGPKITITGRSEVLVENYLSIINFSKEEIRIETAQGELFLSGKGLVLKTILATELRIEGELDALRFEEGAGKNV
- a CDS encoding histidine triad nucleotide-binding protein, coding for MYSDDCIFCQIAQRKIPSDIIYEDDQVVAFKDIQPLAPVHLLVIPKHHLTNVNDVTPDFEGLIGHLFGVMRRLAQEFGVAETGYRVVTNTGADGGQVVGHLHFHLLGGQALEAKIG
- a CDS encoding HD family phosphohydrolase; amino-acid sequence: MKIKRFKKAWAEISNRLAWFKHHTFWLRAIIGVMYFLLFTVILSSNLFVSKLHLEVGEPSPQLITAPWSKDVEDTETYAQDQDAAAKAVQPVYKPDEDFFNNLTRDLGDDFATLHTAASAPGDDSARVAKLRQTQFFATLPQGTLLSLLKTSSDALDTEEQVGGDIILTRARNVVTGARTDADVATLRERTVTDIDQSALHDDAKVFFKAFVDQELTRPTLVVDTQTTEKLRSAARATVKRDITQYKANQKIVGPGEIVDEKIYRVLVAYGLINSRNTWKAVAGIALLVILGIGAILGYLYQYKRDILLLTNRMVLIGLTMILVLAIGRGVISINLGGNDFNSMTGMLIPVAWATMTVAILVDVDAALLVSVVLAIFVAVLVDPTLSSANGLQSGLVALFGGVVGVYSVSHLSQRSDLARAGLFVSAVNVLMVSSIALTTEIGLIAWIVGLILAIVNGVASSFLTVGALHWFESGFHITSSVRLLELSNPNRPLLKRLLMEAPGTYHHSILVGNLAEAAAEAVHADATLVRVAAMYHDIGKLKRPYFFIENQFTQDNPHDKIAPTLSALIIISHVKDGLELAKENKLPQQMQDIIAQHHGDGLVSYFYYKALEEKDDVPEEAFHYEGPRPQTKEAALVSLADTVEAAVRSMKHPTPGRVEGFVRKIIKDKLNDGQLDQCDLTFQDLDRIAMAFVRVLSGIFHSRVEYPELPSARDHAPKKLVADVGKAGKGNEEGSKQEQQEGVEKTDADDTQGPKHPVQDS
- the mtaB gene encoding tRNA (N(6)-L-threonylcarbamoyladenosine(37)-C(2))-methylthiotransferase MtaB, whose protein sequence is MSVKIGQVKMDSAELRATNHESRLGAVCFLTLGCKVNQAESEALAQLFREANYDVVSSSEEADVVVVNTCTVTNTGGSKSRQAIRRMIKAHPDSIVVVTGCYAQTAPGEVLDIEGVDLVLGTQDRGKIIEWIERVKRERRPQNAVRGIEDAGEFEELPQLNEESRTRAFLKIQEGCNQFCTYCIIPYARGPLRSRQPEKALAEARKLVEEGYPEIVLTGIHTGFYGQDLNNGWNLARLVRELVEIPGLRRLRLSSIEPMEYTPELIDCIVSSDIVCPHVHMPLQSGSDEILVRMHRPYTLQDYRDLLIRLREKIPELAVTTDIIVGFPGETEADHLSTLNFVRDCNFAGVHVFPYSKRQGTPAADYPDQVPKKIKDQRVKELMAVARESKEAYIRRFIGKPVEVLIESVDSEGGAVGHTPHYIEVHLPKQKEITWTSRQLVQVVLKQDYLQR
- the ybeY gene encoding rRNA maturation RNase YbeY → MILDISWEEESVSLELRDKLVGLLDRAIQEGIRLADGPEDAEVSLILVDDSRIHELNRDYRGVDRPTDVLSFALQEETEEEPDAEFEDDMLGDIVISVERAREQAIEYGHSFEREIVYLAVHGILHLLGYDHEDIQEKETMRAKEEEVMASLGLER
- a CDS encoding 16S rRNA (uracil(1498)-N(3))-methyltransferase — translated: MNRFKITELGKNAFWLRGTERDHLVRVLRLTPGDKVLGYDNSGMEYLGVILKIEDKSVTCRILSSDHPDVEAHTSVFVVAGLSKGEKMEWVIQKGTELGMEGLIPLRTKRSVMQLEGSKAQERVARWQKIASEASKQSHRVKEPRIGAVCNWGDLKDELPEGTQWLIPYEEEKTQRLASVLSTFDPELPIAILIGPEGGFEATEVARACEELGAKSVSLGPRILRAETAALAALTLVLGHYGDLG
- a CDS encoding GatB/YqeY domain-containing protein, which translates into the protein MSLKDRLVEDMKDAMKAKEEGKVRLSVIRMVRAAIKNAEIEKHIDFNDDQVIEVLARELKLRRDALEVFGKADRPEKVKALEEEIAILKAYLPQQLSKGEIRQLVQETITAVGAQGPKDLGKVMGALSPKTKGRADGKFVNLIVREMLGA
- the yqfD gene encoding sporulation protein YqfD — encoded protein: MFDRLRAFWQGRVYFVARGEQLPRFLNYILQEGVVLYQTQRSERGMRAQLKLNDFYRLKRAARLTHTRVHIIAKYGWPFVAARWWRRKGLIAGAAVIAVGLTILSQLVLIISVTGNKNIQTSDILQRAEKLGLKTWIYSKGLDLNQIAKNLQEELPDAAWVGMERNGTEIKIKISEKIRPSIPKEAGNLVASHAGLVKEIMVIQGIPQVHEGELVRVGQVLIAKAPALGLPSTPNPSSAKINPAKSTTPNPPAAAAKGFVRGRVWYSAEQQIPLIEDKVQESGRVAKGWGIKFGSRVIMVTMQNSPFEQADKEVLSHSFQIWRNWRFPVEVIQVNYKELKKVHLQRTVSEARQLAEETARSEVLKKVSPGAQVIEETVKVLPSNTGVERVRVEVETYEDLAVYANP
- the prmA gene encoding 50S ribosomal protein L11 methyltransferase; protein product: MDWREVAVTISAEGEEIVADLFYQLGCPGVSVDDPEILRGYIESGTWDFHDFGEVEYTGTAVVKGYFPEDNELPGKLEKLDLGIRELLERFPEWVVQVKGISLKEEDWATAWKAYFKPVRIGKRFLIKPSWEQVNPSPEDIVLELDPGMAFGTGTHPTTTLCLRALETIVKPGQKVFDLGTGSGILAIAAAKLGAEVEAVDLDSVAVRVAQENVDLNQVSEKVRVLRGDLGTVLSGQAEIVIANIIADVIIMLLEDLKRILSPEGEFLASGIIEHRALDVEEGMKKAGLEILERVEDSGWILFRARWANHEPV